Within the Thermostichus lividus PCC 6715 genome, the region ACTGATTCAACTGCGCAATCCCCGCACGCGCATGATCTATATCACTTCACAGCCGCTGCACCCCAGTATTATTGACTACTATCTTGATTTGTTGCCAGGGGTACCCACCTCCCATGCCCGCGATCGCCTCCTGCTGTTGGCCACCTACGATCGCTCCGATAAACCCTTGACCGCTAAAATCTTGGAGCGCCCCCGCTTGGTAGAACGTATCCGTCAAGCCCTACGGCCGAATCAGGCCTATATGGTCTGTTTTAACTCTACCCCCCTCGAACGGGAACTGGCCGTGACGTTGGGGATTCCTCTGTACTCAACGGATCCGGATTTACTCTATTGGGGAACTAAGGCGGGCAGCCGCGAACTCTTTGCAGCAGCAGGCATCCCCCACCCTGTCGGCAGTGGCTTTTTAGCGACAGTCTCTGAGTTAGTGCAGGCGATCGCCCACCTGCAAGCCAAATACCCCCACTTACACCGCTTAGTGGTGAAACTAAACGAAGCATTTTCTGGCGAAGGGAATGCCCTCCTTGACCTAACACAGGTGCGCCCCACCACCTCCCCCACAGATCCCGCCCATCTCCAACGGCTAGAGAATAGCCTTGCCGACATGAGGTTCCAAGCCCCTAATGAAACATGGGACTCCTACCGGCAGCGATTTATAACCCTCGGAGGCATTGTTGAAGCCTTCATCGACGGCTCCCAGAAGCGATCGCCCAGTGTCCAAGGTCGCATCACCCCTGACGGTCGGGTGGAAATCATCTCCACCCACGAACAGCTCTTGAATGAACCGGAAGGGCAAATTTTCATTGGGTGTGAATTTCCTGCCCACGCGGACTATCGGCATCAATTGCAAGACCTCGGACGCACCGCTGGAACCTATCTGGCGCAACAGGGGGTCATTGGCTATTATGGGCTGGATTTTGTTGCCACGTTCGATGCCGATCAGCAAGCGTGGGAGCTAGCTGCCATTGAAATTAACCTCCGTAAGGGAGGAACCACCCATCCCTTTATGACGCTACAATTCCTGACCGATGGTCATTATGAGTTGGAGTCCGGTCTTTTTTATAGTAAGCACCGCCGTCCCAAATTTTATATTGCCTCCGATAACCTCTGCCAACCGCAGTATCGCGGCCTCCTACCCAACGATCTCTTGGATATGATTGCCCGCTACCATCTCCACTTTGACTCCAGTACCGAAACAGGCACGGTCTTTCACTTGATGGGTGCCCTCTCCGAGTTTGGTAAACTAGGACTAGTGAGTATTGGTAATACTCCTGAAGAAGCTCAGGCCATTTATACCCAAACCATTGGCGTCCTTGATGCAGCCGCCCTATGAGCGAACAAGAATTTCAAACCCTTGTGATTACAGAGTTACGTGGTATTCGCGGCGATGTTGAGCTGCTGCGCCACGATGTCGAAGGGCTTAAGCAGGACGTTGAGGGTCTGAAGCATGATGTTGAAGGGCTTAAGCAGGATGTCGAAGGACTCAAACACGATGTTGAAGGCCTCAAACAGGATGTTGACGATCTGAAACAGGACGTTGAGGGGCTAAAGGGGGAGGTGGATAAGGTCAAAAACGGTATGGGAGCATTTGGCAATGAGCTAGCCATTCTTAACGTACGGGTGGATACGTACCAGAAAGCCTCGGGACAAGTTGTCAATCTTGCCTTTGGCTTGATTGTGACTGCGGTCATCACCATTATAGGAGTGATGTGGGCGGGCTAAAACCCCTCCGCTTTAGCGAGGGGATACAGCCAACTCAGGGGGCTTTAGCCCTCTCTATGCGTTAAACTAGAGACGTGGAAAGTAGGCGTATCAACTACGCGAAGAAACATCCTAGTACGGAGAGATCCCGGCAAGTAAGTCACTACCGCTTTGGCGGCAAGCCTAAACCACTGCAAGCAATGGCAGGATGTCGAGCGTATCGAATTGGCTAGTGTTGAAAAGCGCGAAACCACGAACCGAAACATAAACGTAGTCCCAATAGCAGAAATGCTTGAGGTGAGTAGGGGGTCTTTGACTGCCCCCACCCGCATTAAGTTGTGGGTGACAGCTCAAGGGAAAAGCGAAGCAACGCGGCTTCAGCCCGTTGCGTAGCATCCTTTGGGAATCTCCTCTCTTCCAAGGAGGAGAGAAGTCAATGCCAATGCAATTCTGCGCTAGTCCTCACAATTTTTCCGAGACGACTGAGGGGCAACTCAGGGACTAGGTCGCGGTGAGTAATGCGATGGTTTCGACGTGGGCGGTTTGGGGAAACATGTCTAGGGGCTGTACTTTGGCCAATTGATAGGCACCCGCCTGACACAGATACCCTAAATCCCGCGCTAGGGTGGCTGGATGGCAACTGACATAGACAATTCGGGGTGGGCGCTGCCCTAAAATTGCATCGAGGACGGCGCGATCGCACCCTTTACGGGGCGGATCCAGCAGCAGGACATCAACAGTGTTGCACCAATGGGGGAGCCACTCTTCGGCAACCGCACAGATAAATTCCGTATTGGTCAACCCATTGTGACGAGCCGTGGCGATCGCTTGGGTAACCGAGTCTGGATGACACTCAACCCCAGTGACCCGAGCCGCTGAGCGCGCCAACGGTAAACTAAGGGTGCCAATGCCACAATATAGATCTAATAGATGCTCGGTTCCTGAGAGCGCCAACCAAGCCTCAAGGGTTTGGATAAGTTGCTCTGCTTGAGCCGTATTGACTTGGAAAAACGTTGTCGCGCCAACGTGGAACTCAATGCCAGCCAAAACCTCCCGTAGGTACAGCTGACCCGCTAGCACCCGGGTTTGAGAGCCAAAGATGCGATTCCCCCGCTGCGAATTAATGTTCACACAGACCCCCACAACGGCGGCAAACTGGTCGTACCATCGTTGCGCTTGCCCTTCGAGGTGAGGGGGGATATCCCCTGCTAGCACTAGGGTGATCAATTGCTCGCCCGTACGCTGGCCAATGCGCAGCCCTAGGTGGCGAACCCCCGGAGATCCGGTTGACTCGTCATAGATAGGCCAAGGCTGTAGGTCGGCTTTAAGGGTGGCTAGCAGAGGATTGAGGCGCGGATCCTGCACTGGACATTGGTTCAGGTTGACAATGCGGTGCGAGCCTTTTTGATAATAGCCTGCAACCACCTGACCATGGCGACGGGCAAGGGGGTAGGTGACCTTGTTGCGGTAGCCTAAAGGAGATGGAGCAGCCAATATAGGTAAAAAGGCTTGGGGCTGCAAGTGCCCAATGCGGGCGATCGCCTCTTTCACCAGTTGTTCCTTAGCCGCTAACTGGGCATGATAATCGATGCACTGCCACTGACAGCCACCACACTTGTCAGCCACAATGCAAGCAGGCCGAACCCGCTGTGGCGATCGCTCAAGAACCTCGAGGAGCACGCCATTGGCATACTGCGGCTTAACGTGCTGAAGGCGCACCCGCAGGCGATCGCCCGGCACCGCATCGGGCACAAATACCACCCTGCCCTGCCAACGAGCCACACCGTCACCCGTATGGTTGAGGGTATGAATCTTCAGGTCAAGCACTGCACCCGGTTGCCAAACACTCATACACCCATTAGAACGTTACACCTAGTTTAAGAAGCCAAGGCAACCTCTATCTTGCCTGCTATACTGCTAGCGGTGCAATCTACGGCTTGTTTTGCATCTGTCAACCTCTATGGGAAATGAGGATGTGGTGTCTTGATTTCGATGCAACAAAACAGGCTGTCAGTGCCCATTTTGCCTTAATTTTTGGAGTTGATCCGTCATGCTTAAGCGTCTTTCGCCTTGGTTAGTAGCTCTGGCACTGCCTGTTGGGGCACTGTTTGTGACTCCTGCCAAAGCGGCCAACTATGTTTCATTGACCTACGGTCCATTTCAGCGTTCATTCCCCATGTCGGAGCTAGAAGAGTACGTCTCCACCCAACAGGCAACGGGGGAACTGGGCTCTTTGATGCGATTAGTCCCCAAAGATGACCAAGCAAAACTCTTGGAATTTTTGGGCATGAAACTCCCCTTCAATGTTGTGCAAGTCAATGGCATTCTCAATAGCCCCATTGGCAAGGATGTTCTCAAACAGTTCTCTCAGGTAACCATCCGTCGCGATAAGGCGGGGGAAGTGGCACTGCGCGGAGCCATGCTAACAGCGGCAGCCTCTCCCGAAGGTCTGAGTATGATGTCCTTTCTGAAGAACTACCCCGCCGAAACCATTAGTCTTGACCTCAAGAAGCTGAACCGGATGCTCAAAAAGCAAGATGGCTTAATGGGAATGCTGGGGAACTTGCGCCCATAGGTCACTGTCGTTGACACAGAGCAATGGGTGGACAATGGGGGTGTAGCGGTGTTGCACCCCTGTTTTATCAGTCTCCTGAAGCGCAACCAGTATCATGGTAGGGTTAGCTGGTACGTAAGACGGCAGACTCTCCTATGGCTCTTTCCCGTCAGTATCCTCCGCCGTTGCCCCTTGCCCAACCATGGCGACGGGCGATCGCCACCAGTATTGACTTTCTGGTGATCTGGCTCACGAGCGTGGTTGGTATTACCGCAGGTGCCGCTATTCAGTGGGGACAAATTACTGTGTTTGCTGTGGTGTGGTGGCTGCTACGGGTGGCAATGGTCAACCGCAATAAGGGGCAAAGCCCAGGACACTGGTTGATGAATGTGCGCCTACTCGACGGGCGCGATCGCACCCCCGATCTGCTCTCTCTTAGTAAGCGGGAGCTAGTGATTGGCTCGTGCGCCCTGCTGGCCTTGGTCGGCGTTGAGTCCTACGGCTTTAATTTTGCCTTGATCATCTTGCTGATGCCCCTCGCAGTGGACTGTAGCTTGGCTTGGATTGATGAGGAGCACCGCACCCTCCACGATCGCGTTGGGGGAACCAGTGTCTATCGCTGTCGCCGGGGGTTTTACCTGGATCGTAAGATCATTGAAATTGTGACTAAACTCCGTAAAAAATGTGCGATAATCAGAGATCGGCTCACTGGATAGATAGGCAACATCATGGCTAAAGCAAAAGGTGCCAGAATCATTATCACCCTCGAGTGTACGGAATGCCGCAGCAACTCTGCTCAGCGCTCTCCCGGCGTGTCGCGGTACACCACGACCAAGAATCGGCGCACCACTACAGGACGCTTGGAACTAAAAAAATTCTGTCCCCACTGCAACAAACATACAATTCACAAAGAAATTAAATAGTCCAGATTAGCGCGGTACGGTTAAGGAACAACAGCTATGGCATTTTATCGGCGACGTATTTCTCCTATTGCCCCCGGCGAGCCTATTGACTACAAAGATGTTGATCTGCTGCGGCGATTTATTACCGAGCGGGGTAAAATTTTGCCCCGGCGAGTCACTGGCTTGACGGCCAAGCAGCAACGGCAGCTAGCAGTAGCGATTAAACGGGCACGGGTGATGGCATTACTACCCTTCCTGAACGTCGAAGGCTAGAGGTCGCTCGGTCTAACTCCATAGCAACGATCCCTTGGCTGGGGGCAAACTAGACCCCTATCTTTTGTGGGAAATTAAGGCGGAGACTCCAACCCACGTTACGGCAGCGGCGGTGCCAAGCTGCCCTTGCCGAAGGCGGTTTTATATGATAAATCTGAGAATGGTTATCATTCGTGGGTTGTTCTATGGGTTGCAATGCGTTAGGGGCGGGTTGGTGGCGATCGCTCGGGAGAGTGCTGCTTATCAGTGTGCTGCTGGGCGGTTGTGCGCCAACACAGACAACTGAAACAGAGACCCCAACGGAGCCGGTCGCCACTCCTCAATTGACGGTGGTGACGACGTTTTTGCCGATGACTGCCTTTACAAAAGCAGTTGTGGGCGATCGGGCAACGGTGACGCAGTTAGTGCCTGCCAATGTTGATCCCCATGATTTTCAGGCGCGGCCTCAGGATGTGCAGGAGATTAACCGAGCAGCGGCACTGGTGAAAAATGGCCTTGATCTGGAGGCATTTTTAGAGCCTTTAATTGACAACGCAGACAATCCTAAACTAAAGATTATTGATAGCAGTGTTGGGGTCGCAACACTGGTGGACGATGAACCGCATGACCATGGCCACACTCACGATCATAGTCACGGTGAGTTTAACCCGCACATTTGGCTAGATCCCAAGCGGGCAGTGCAACAGGTGGAAAACATTCGTGATGGGTTGATAGCGATCGATCCTGAGGGTGCCGAAATTTATAGAGCCAACGCTGCCACTTTTATTGACAAACTCAGAGCACTGGATGCTGAGGCGGAGGCCAAGCTATCTCCGTTTGCGGGCAAAACGTTTGTGGTTTATCACGATTTTGCCCCTTACTTTGCCGACAGTTACAATCTCCAAGTTGACTTTTTAGTGGGTGTGCCGGAAGAGAGTCCGGCGCCAGCAGATGTTCGGCGGGTGATGGAGGTGGTGCAAACTAGCCAACTGAAAACGCTGCTGACTGAACCGGGGCAGGAGCAGGTGTTTGCTAGCCTTGCTCAGGATATGGGGGTAAAGGTCAGTGTTTTTGACCCGTTGGAAACAGCACCCTCTGTTGCAGACCTCACGCCAGAGTACTTCTTGGCAACGATGCGGCAGAATATTCGTAATTTGGCGACAGCGTTTGGTACTGAGACCCAAACCTACCGATCGCCTCAGTCGGTGGCGGTTGTCTGGCCGGTGGCTGCTTTACGTCCGGCCTTTTAGCAATACCGAGACACCATGGTGGACGAATACCTTCTTGAAGTAGAGAATCTTTCGGTGTGGCGGGGCGATCGCCGCGTGGTCGAAAATATTTCTTTTAGGTTGCCAGCCCATACAAACATGGCAATTGTTGGTCCCAATGGTGCGGGGAAAACGAGTCTAATTCAAGCTCTGTTGGGAATTATTCCTTACCAAGCTGGTCGGGTCACAGTATTGGGCTATGGCATGAGCTATCGGCGCTTGCTGCCCTATGTCCGCCAGCAGGTGGCCTACTTACCACAAAGTTTTCAGTGCGATCGCCGCATTCCCATTACGGTAGCGGAATTTGTTGGGCTGGGCTGGGACTGTCAAACATGGCAGTGGCCATGGCACCATCGGCGCGATCGCCAACGCGCCATTGCCCATAGCCTGCGGCGGTTGCACCTCAACCACTTAGCCACACAGCCCATGAGTGCTCTGTCGGGAGGAGAAACCAAACGGGCATTACTCGCCTATTGCCTTGTGCAGCCCCGTCGCCTATTAATTTTGGACGAAGCCCCCGCTGGCCTAGACCACCATGCCGAACAACAGTTTTATGATCTGCTGACAGAACTCAAAGAAGAAGAGGGCTGGACAATTTTGCAAGTGTCCCACAACCTTGAGCGGATCAAAGCCACCTGCGACTATGTCCTTTACTTGAACGGCTCTGTACAGGGACTAGGCTCCCCTGAGCAGGTGCTCCAACACGTTGTGGCAACACTCTCCCCCCCCTATTCTGCCGAGGGATCGACCCCAGAGCCTCGAACCCCCATTGATGCGTTAGATCCCTCGGAATCGCTCAGGAAGCGGCTTTGAGGATTTTGTGCTATGTCGTATAAAAAACATTGCTTACCTGCAAAGGGGATCCCTCGGAATAGGGGGTTGCAGTTCGCTCAGGGAGCGGCTAGTATAGAGGTACCCCTTCCTCTTTATGGGGAAGGCGATCAAATGGAAACAAGAACCAGTTGAAGGGGGGCTGTATGTGATGGGGATCCTTCCTCTTTATGGGGAAGGCGATCAAATGGAAACCCTCTCCTATGGTCAGGACATCCTGTGGAAACAGGGCACCAGTACCTTCCTCTTTATGGGGAAGGCGATCAAATGGAAACTTAAGAATCCCATCAGCGGCGGTTACTCCAGATCGTACCCCTTCCTCTTTATGGGGAAGGCGATCAAATGGAAACCTAGTTGGGGGCAAAGTACCAGTTGAGGCCGCCATTTCAACCTTCCTCTTTATGGGGAAGGCGATCAAATGGAAACTTAAAATTTTACCTCGTGCTGAATGGCGGGAGCCATCCTCGTTCCTTCCTCTTTATGGGGAAGGCGATCAAATGGAAACAACTCATGTAGGGATATTGTCCCTACAGATTTGATTTTGACCTTCCTCTTTATGGGGAAGGCGATCAAATGGAAACCTAGTCGGAACACGGATAACGAGCTGTTGTTGGATTTTCCTCCTTCCTCTTTATGGGGAAGGCGATCAAATGGAAACTTCAAGAATTGTCTAAACCCGGACATGATTCCTCCTTTGTTCCTTCCTCTTTATGGGGAAGGCGATCAAATGGAAAACAAATGGAAATCGAGTGGAAACAATGAAAATGCTATTTGGGTTTCGCAGGCTGGCGTAACAACCGATCCACAAAGGCAAGGGCGCTGGCGCGATCGCCAATCTCGCCACGGGCTTGAGCTGCCTCGATCGCCTTCAAAATCCGGCCAATCTCTGGACCTTGGCGCAATTGAAACTGTTGCACTAGGTCAGCACCCCGCACAAGCTGAGGGGGGTGAGCCACCGTATTAGTAGGATCGAGCCATGCCCTTACTAAGGGGATGAGGTGAGCTTTGGGGATAGTGCGACTCAGTGCCAGCGCAACAAAGGCTGGAAAAAAATCCTGTGCAGCTCGAAAAAGATAGAAGGACTGTTCCCGATTGAGGGGCTGCTGGAGTGGCGTCAACCAGTCTTGCAGCAAGCGACATAGGACTTTAACAACTTTAATTTCATTAGCGGTGTAGGTAAGGGCAAACAGTTGTGTCTCCGCCTGCTGGGGGTCTGGATGCACTAAGCAGGTGAGCTTGGCTAGGGCAGCAAGGGTACGCCGCTGGGGTTCGCCCGGAGCCGCGGTGGTGGCAATGGATGTAGTTAAACTTGGCCACAGAGCTGGAAAGGGGAAGTTTGCTAAGGTGGTTTCTAAGGCATGGTAATGGGTCATACTCTCTTCGGTGACAGAGGGCAACCACACCCCTAAAACCCCATCACGAAAGGCTAAGGTAATGCTGGCCGCACTTTCAACCATACTCAGCAAATAACTGAGTTCAACACGCACCCGCTCTGGGGCAACAGTGCGAAGGCGCGGTGCCAAAGTTTGGATGACCCGGCGGGTGTCTGAAGTAATGGTGAACTGCAACTGTGCGGCTTGGCGATAGGCGCGCACAAGGCGCAAGGGATCCGCCGCCAAGTTGTCCGGGCTAACGTAGTGAATCTGGCGTCGTTGTAGGTCTAATAACCCACCCAACGGATCAACAATGTGATGGTGATGAATATCGTAGGCGATGGCATTGAGGCGGAAGTCGCGATCGCGCAAGTCGGTGAGGAGGGTGTCGCCCTGCTGCTGGGCAATATCCACCGTCATATTCTTAAAAACAACCCGGCCAATCTGTCGTTGGCGATCTAAGACCACAAAGCCCGCTTGGTAACGCTGGGCAAGGGTAGCAGCCAGCTCAAGGGACTGGTTTGGCACAATAAAGTCGAGATCGGGGTAAAGGGTAGTGCGCCCCAACA harbors:
- the rpmG gene encoding 50S ribosomal protein L33, producing MAKAKGARIIITLECTECRSNSAQRSPGVSRYTTTKNRRTTTGRLELKKFCPHCNKHTIHKEIK
- a CDS encoding RDD family protein; the protein is MALSRQYPPPLPLAQPWRRAIATSIDFLVIWLTSVVGITAGAAIQWGQITVFAVVWWLLRVAMVNRNKGQSPGHWLMNVRLLDGRDRTPDLLSLSKRELVIGSCALLALVGVESYGFNFALIILLMPLAVDCSLAWIDEEHRTLHDRVGGTSVYRCRRGFYLDRKIIEIVTKLRKKCAIIRDRLTG
- the rlmD gene encoding 23S rRNA (uracil(1939)-C(5))-methyltransferase RlmD; this encodes MSVWQPGAVLDLKIHTLNHTGDGVARWQGRVVFVPDAVPGDRLRVRLQHVKPQYANGVLLEVLERSPQRVRPACIVADKCGGCQWQCIDYHAQLAAKEQLVKEAIARIGHLQPQAFLPILAAPSPLGYRNKVTYPLARRHGQVVAGYYQKGSHRIVNLNQCPVQDPRLNPLLATLKADLQPWPIYDESTGSPGVRHLGLRIGQRTGEQLITLVLAGDIPPHLEGQAQRWYDQFAAVVGVCVNINSQRGNRIFGSQTRVLAGQLYLREVLAGIEFHVGATTFFQVNTAQAEQLIQTLEAWLALSGTEHLLDLYCGIGTLSLPLARSAARVTGVECHPDSVTQAIATARHNGLTNTEFICAVAEEWLPHWCNTVDVLLLDPPRKGCDRAVLDAILGQRPPRIVYVSCHPATLARDLGYLCQAGAYQLAKVQPLDMFPQTAHVETIALLTAT
- a CDS encoding metal ABC transporter ATP-binding protein, with amino-acid sequence MVDEYLLEVENLSVWRGDRRVVENISFRLPAHTNMAIVGPNGAGKTSLIQALLGIIPYQAGRVTVLGYGMSYRRLLPYVRQQVAYLPQSFQCDRRIPITVAEFVGLGWDCQTWQWPWHHRRDRQRAIAHSLRRLHLNHLATQPMSALSGGETKRALLAYCLVQPRRLLILDEAPAGLDHHAEQQFYDLLTELKEEEGWTILQVSHNLERIKATCDYVLYLNGSVQGLGSPEQVLQHVVATLSPPYSAEGSTPEPRTPIDALDPSESLRKRL
- a CDS encoding alpha/beta hydrolase produces the protein MLKRLSPWLVALALPVGALFVTPAKAANYVSLTYGPFQRSFPMSELEEYVSTQQATGELGSLMRLVPKDDQAKLLEFLGMKLPFNVVQVNGILNSPIGKDVLKQFSQVTIRRDKAGEVALRGAMLTAAASPEGLSMMSFLKNYPAETISLDLKKLNRMLKKQDGLMGMLGNLRP
- a CDS encoding tRNA nucleotidyltransferase/poly(A) polymerase family protein; this translates as MLEIQPFDFSRWPIAVSDLPLDTYLVGGAVRDALLGRTTLYPDLDFIVPNQSLELAATLAQRYQAGFVVLDRQRQIGRVVFKNMTVDIAQQQGDTLLTDLRDRDFRLNAIAYDIHHHHIVDPLGGLLDLQRRQIHYVSPDNLAADPLRLVRAYRQAAQLQFTITSDTRRVIQTLAPRLRTVAPERVRVELSYLLSMVESAASITLAFRDGVLGVWLPSVTEESMTHYHALETTLANFPFPALWPSLTTSIATTAAPGEPQRRTLAALAKLTCLVHPDPQQAETQLFALTYTANEIKVVKVLCRLLQDWLTPLQQPLNREQSFYLFRAAQDFFPAFVALALSRTIPKAHLIPLVRAWLDPTNTVAHPPQLVRGADLVQQFQLRQGPEIGRILKAIEAAQARGEIGDRASALAFVDRLLRQPAKPK
- the rpsR gene encoding 30S ribosomal protein S18 — protein: MAFYRRRISPIAPGEPIDYKDVDLLRRFITERGKILPRRVTGLTAKQQRQLAVAIKRARVMALLPFLNVEG
- a CDS encoding metal ABC transporter solute-binding protein, Zn/Mn family translates to MGCNALGAGWWRSLGRVLLISVLLGGCAPTQTTETETPTEPVATPQLTVVTTFLPMTAFTKAVVGDRATVTQLVPANVDPHDFQARPQDVQEINRAAALVKNGLDLEAFLEPLIDNADNPKLKIIDSSVGVATLVDDEPHDHGHTHDHSHGEFNPHIWLDPKRAVQQVENIRDGLIAIDPEGAEIYRANAATFIDKLRALDAEAEAKLSPFAGKTFVVYHDFAPYFADSYNLQVDFLVGVPEESPAPADVRRVMEVVQTSQLKTLLTEPGQEQVFASLAQDMGVKVSVFDPLETAPSVADLTPEYFLATMRQNIRNLATAFGTETQTYRSPQSVAVVWPVAALRPAF
- a CDS encoding peptide ligase PGM1-related protein encodes the protein MSIAQQFHHLQTRLQECWEGTETFVPELPKGPGGIERDIVVVPSLSFPQPELAKITGYTHYEERQLYTLIQLRNPRTRMIYITSQPLHPSIIDYYLDLLPGVPTSHARDRLLLLATYDRSDKPLTAKILERPRLVERIRQALRPNQAYMVCFNSTPLERELAVTLGIPLYSTDPDLLYWGTKAGSRELFAAAGIPHPVGSGFLATVSELVQAIAHLQAKYPHLHRLVVKLNEAFSGEGNALLDLTQVRPTTSPTDPAHLQRLENSLADMRFQAPNETWDSYRQRFITLGGIVEAFIDGSQKRSPSVQGRITPDGRVEIISTHEQLLNEPEGQIFIGCEFPAHADYRHQLQDLGRTAGTYLAQQGVIGYYGLDFVATFDADQQAWELAAIEINLRKGGTTHPFMTLQFLTDGHYELESGLFYSKHRRPKFYIASDNLCQPQYRGLLPNDLLDMIARYHLHFDSSTETGTVFHLMGALSEFGKLGLVSIGNTPEEAQAIYTQTIGVLDAAAL